The sequence GCCGGCATCAGCCCCTAATGCGCTGGTGAGATGATTCACAATCCGTAGCTCTCAGAATTTCTGCGCACGGTCTAGAATGGATCATGTACTTACGAGGATGATCCTGTTACCTCGTACCACCGCAAAAGCAATGGTGCTTCCCACGGTGCCAACCGACTTTATGGATCTGCGAGTCGGCTGAATTGGAAGGATTTTCTGTGACCCAGCAGTCTGTCGTTGCCCAGCAAGAATGGAGCGGGCGCGAAGAGCTCGCCGAGGCCATGATCCCACTGATCGGACGTCTGTACCGCAAGAACAATGTGGTGACCTCCGTCTACGGCCGCAAGCTGATCAATCAGTCCGCCATTGACATCATCAAGGCCCACCGCGTGGTGCGCCGCATCGATGGCGAAGAACTTGACCTGAATGACACCAAGGCCATCCTGGATGCCATCGAGACCCTGAATGTTGGCTCGGTTGCCGTTGACCTCGGTCGCGTGAACAAGAAGTTCAAGGAATCCGGATCCGCTGATCTGAACGCATTCCTCACCGAAGAATTGGGCGAGAAGGTTGGCCAGGCTGGCGCAACCGACGCAGAACCACAGGACGTAGTGCTCTACGGCTTTGGCCGCATCGGCCGCCTGCTGGCTCGCATTCTCGTCGAGCGTGGCGGCTACGGCCTGCGCCTGCGTGCCATCGTGGTCCGCAAGGGCTCGGATGATGACATCGTCAAGCGCGCTTCGCTGCTGCGCCGCGACTCGGTCCACGGCCGCTTCGAAGGCTCGATCACCGTTGATGAGGAAAACAGCACGATCCTCGCCAACGGCACCCTGATCAAGGTCATCTACTCGAACGACCCGACCACCGTTGACTACACCGCACACGGCATCGACAACGCCATCGTGGTGGACAACACCGGCCGCTGGCGCGATGAGGCTGGCCTGTCCCAGCACCTGCAGGCCAAGGGCGTTTCCCGCGTCCTGCTGACTGCACCGGGCAAGGGCGATCTGAAGAACATCGTCCACGGCATCAACGATTCGTGGATCACCGCAGATGACAAGATCGTCACCGCTGCATCGTGCACCACCAACGCCATCACCCCAGTGCTCAAGGCCCTGAACGACAAGTTCGGCGTCATCCACGGGCACGTCGAGACCGTTCACTCGTTCACCAACGACCAGAACCTGATCGACAACTTCCACAAGGGCGAGCGCCGCGGCCGTTCGGCAGCGCTGAACATGGTGATCACCGAAACCGGTGCCGCCAAGGCAGTAGCCAAGGCCCTGCCGGAGTTCGAAGGCAAGCTGACCGGTAACGCCATCCGCGTACCGACCCCAGATGTCTCCATGGCGATCTTGAACCTGAACCTGGAAAACGAGACCACCAAGGAAGAGCTCAACGCCTACCTGCGTGAAACTTCGCTGACCTCCAGCCTGCACAAGCAGATCGACTACATCGATTCGCCTGAGGTTGTCTCCACCGACTTCGTTGGCTCGCGCCGAGCCGGCATCGTTGATGGCCTGGCCACCATCGTGACCGGCAAGAACGCTGTTGTCTACGTTTGGTACGACAACGAGTTCGGCTACTCCTGCCAGGTTGTGCGCGTCATCGAATCGATGGCCGGCACCCACCCAGCAGCAGTTCCAGCTTTGAAGGCTGAAGCCGTCACCGTCTAAGACCTTCCCGGTTTTATGCCAAAGGGACCTTCTCCAACGCTTTACGCGTCGGAGAAGGTCCCTTTGTGGTTCAACGGCTGCTAGCTCGCGATGGATGAGGAACTATTCTTCGCCTCGCGTGAGCGCTGGGCCCCGTCATCGGCAATGATGGTGCCGTAGACCAGCCCCTGGCCGATAGTGGGGCCGGCGCCCGGGTAGACCTCGCCGAAGATATTCGAGGCAGTATTTCCCTGGGCGTAGAGACCTTGGATCGGCGAATCATCTTCGCGCACCACTACGGCCAAGCTCGTCGCCCAGGATTTCGTGCTGGTTGACCAATGGGTCACCGGGCGCCATGAACCGGCGCAGCCCTTGGCAGAGCTCTTGCGCAGGTACCTTGCGTCCCATGGGCCAGCAACCATCCGCTACGCTGCCTGGTACTCGGGGCAAACCCTCAGCGATATGCGAGCAGCCAGCTAGACATTGGCAGAAGATCTCATCCGCGTAGGCAAGGATGAACGCGGTGAGGACTCCTGGGTGATAGCCCAAAGCCTGGCACACGTAGTACTTCAGCCGGAGCGAGTATCCTAGCTACCGTTGCGCCTGCGTGGACCCTTCGATGAGTACTGCCTGGGCTATGGCACGCGCACCCTGGTAGCTGATGAGCAGATGACAGCGCAGATCCTGCCGGGCAAGAACGGCATGTTCCTACCCTTCTGTCAGCAGGAGGGAAGGGCAGCAAAGATCTTGAATGCAGAAACAGCGCCGACCGATAGTATCGGTGCGGCGCTGCATCAGCGGTATCTGGACTTCAAGACCGCCCGCTAGACGGCCAAGTCGCTAGTGGCCGAATGGATCCTCATCGGTACCCGGCAACCAGGTATTGCCCGGTACGCCCCAACCCAGAGCTTTCTTGGCCTTCTTCCAGCGTTTCTCCCAACGTGGCTGTAGCTTATCCACGTAGAGGTAGCCATCAAGATGGTCGTACTCGTGCTGCATGATGCGGGCGAACCAGCCATGAGCCTCGAAAGAGATCGGATTGCCGAACTCGTCAAAGCCTTCCACCTTCGCATAGTCTGCGCGCTGCAGCGGGTAGTTCAAGCCGGGAACCGACAAGCAGCCTTCTGAGTCCTCATCAGGGTGCGCAGGAGCCTGCGAAACCTTGGAGAGGGTCAGCTTCGGGTTGATCACCACGCCACGTTCGGGCGCATCGTCCTGATCGGCGAATACGTAGGTGAACATGCGCAGGCCCAAGCCGATCTGCGGAGCTGCAAGGCCGACGCCATGCGCTTCATCCATGGTCAGGTGCATATCGGCAACGAGCGCGCGCAACGCGTCATCAAACTCGGTTACCTCAACGGCACGCTTGTGCAATACCGGTTCGCCGTAAACAGTGATCTGCCGAATAGGCACGTGATCAGTTCCTTTCAAAAGTGCTTAGAGTGCTCGTCCAATAGTTTCACGCATGATCTCGCTTGTGCCACCGAAGATGGTCAGCAAGCGCGAGGCAGTGAACGACTGGGCAATCGGGTACTCCATGATGTAGCCATAGCCGCCATGCAGCTGCAATGCCTTATCGGAAAGCTTTTTCGCGCTCTCACTAGCCCAAAGCTTCACCTCGGCGGCATCGGAAGCATTCAGCTCACCCTCATTGAAAGCCAGCACCGCACGGTCAACGAAGCTCTGGGTGACATGCGCCTCAGTTTTCAAATCAGCCAGCTCAAAACGCGTGTTCTGGTATTCGGTGAGTACCTGGCCGAAGGTCGAGCGGTTCTTCGTATGCTCAAGCGCCTGCTCGAAGGATGCAGAGCAGATCGCCGATGCGGCCACGGCGAGAGCCAAACGAGCCTGGGGCAGCTGCGCTTTGACATAGGACAGGCCCTGGCCGACTTCGCCAACAAGATCCGTCGCAGAGACGCGGACCTCGTCAAAGAACAGCTCAGCGGTATCTGAGGCGCGCAAGCCCATCTTGTCGAACGGCTTGCCGTTGCTGTAGCCCTCGGAACGCTCAACCATGAACAGCGAGAAAGAATGCGCGCCGGCCCGCGAGCTCTCGCCATCGGTACGCGCAAGCACTAGAGACGCATCGCCAAAGGCCGCATTGCCGATGAAGGTCTTCTGCCCGCTGATCAGCCAGTCATCGCCATCGCGCACCGCCTTCGTGCGTACGGCACGCAGGTCAGAACCCGCGCCAGGCTCGGTCAGCGCGCAGGAGGTGATGGTAGAGCCGTCCACCATGCGTGGAAGCCACTTGGCCTTGAGCTCGGCAGAACCGTAGGACAGCAGATAAGGCAGCACCAGATCGTCATGCAGGTGGAACGCCAACGCCACGGCCAGGTGCCCGGAACGCACGAACTCCTCATCAAGCACTACACGGAAACGGTAGTCATCAATCCCCATGCCACCGAATTCTTCAGGCACGGCAAGACCTAGCAGGCCGTTCTCGCCGGCAGACTGCCACACCTCGCGAGGAATCTGGTGGTCCTTCTCCCACTGAGCGTATTTGCCGGAAATCTCCCGGGCATTGAACTCCGTAGCCAATTCACGGAACTGCTCGTGGTCCTCTTCAAAGAGCGCGCGTTTCACAGGGGGAGTACCTTTCGGTAGAGGGGCGGGGCCTAATTTGGGGCAGGCCAGGAACATCGACCTGCCCGACTGTTCACTTCCATTATGGTCTTACCCAATGACATGCGCCTATTTGCGGCCGAGTATCTGTTGCCCACGTCATGTTTGAAGCAATAAGTCTCAAAAAACACGGGTGTAGACTCCTCGCAGCCAGTGATTCGAACATAACTTCGAATATTGTCGAGGATCTGGTGTCACAAAGCTTAACGACAAGGTGCCAGCATCAAAGATGCTGGCACCGGTCTGTATCGGTGGG comes from Glutamicibacter arilaitensis Re117 and encodes:
- a CDS encoding DNA glycosylase AlkZ-like family protein; this translates as MAELLRRYLASHGPATIRYAAWYSGQTLSDMRAAS
- the def gene encoding peptide deformylase — protein: MPIRQITVYGEPVLHKRAVEVTEFDDALRALVADMHLTMDEAHGVGLAAPQIGLGLRMFTYVFADQDDAPERGVVINPKLTLSKVSQAPAHPDEDSEGCLSVPGLNYPLQRADYAKVEGFDEFGNPISFEAHGWFARIMQHEYDHLDGYLYVDKLQPRWEKRWKKAKKALGWGVPGNTWLPGTDEDPFGH
- a CDS encoding acyl-CoA dehydrogenase family protein is translated as MKRALFEEDHEQFRELATEFNAREISGKYAQWEKDHQIPREVWQSAGENGLLGLAVPEEFGGMGIDDYRFRVVLDEEFVRSGHLAVALAFHLHDDLVLPYLLSYGSAELKAKWLPRMVDGSTITSCALTEPGAGSDLRAVRTKAVRDGDDWLISGQKTFIGNAAFGDASLVLARTDGESSRAGAHSFSLFMVERSEGYSNGKPFDKMGLRASDTAELFFDEVRVSATDLVGEVGQGLSYVKAQLPQARLALAVAASAICSASFEQALEHTKNRSTFGQVLTEYQNTRFELADLKTEAHVTQSFVDRAVLAFNEGELNASDAAEVKLWASESAKKLSDKALQLHGGYGYIMEYPIAQSFTASRLLTIFGGTSEIMRETIGRAL
- a CDS encoding glyceraldehyde-3-phosphate dehydrogenase is translated as MTQQSVVAQQEWSGREELAEAMIPLIGRLYRKNNVVTSVYGRKLINQSAIDIIKAHRVVRRIDGEELDLNDTKAILDAIETLNVGSVAVDLGRVNKKFKESGSADLNAFLTEELGEKVGQAGATDAEPQDVVLYGFGRIGRLLARILVERGGYGLRLRAIVVRKGSDDDIVKRASLLRRDSVHGRFEGSITVDEENSTILANGTLIKVIYSNDPTTVDYTAHGIDNAIVVDNTGRWRDEAGLSQHLQAKGVSRVLLTAPGKGDLKNIVHGINDSWITADDKIVTAASCTTNAITPVLKALNDKFGVIHGHVETVHSFTNDQNLIDNFHKGERRGRSAALNMVITETGAAKAVAKALPEFEGKLTGNAIRVPTPDVSMAILNLNLENETTKEELNAYLRETSLTSSLHKQIDYIDSPEVVSTDFVGSRRAGIVDGLATIVTGKNAVVYVWYDNEFGYSCQVVRVIESMAGTHPAAVPALKAEAVTV
- a CDS encoding FAD-binding protein encodes the protein MVAGPWDARYLRKSSAKGCAGSWRPVTHWSTSTKSWATSLAVVVREDDSPIQGLYAQGNTASNIFGEVYPGAGPTIGQGLVYGTIIADDGAQRSREAKNSSSSIAS